A section of the Rhizobium sp. Pop5 genome encodes:
- a CDS encoding cytochrome c: MVRRFIRLLLCLIGVAVLGGGAFYLVTAPDPLPESHWANLGAPDTANGEMVFWAGGCVSCHVAPGSEGDAKLTLSGGLALKSPFGTFYVPNISPDEKAGIGAWTLAEFGNAMKRGVGPGGQHLYPSFPYASYSRMSDKDVNDLFAFLKTLPKSTNVAPPHELPFPFNIRLALGGWKFLYFNDQPRVALAKSDDKVKRGQYLVEGPGHCGECHTPRDALGGFQADQWLAGAPNPEGKGRIPDITPASKSIGGWSEGDIASYLETGFTPDFDSVGGSMVDVQKNIARLPASDREAIAAYLKAVPGR, translated from the coding sequence ATGGTCCGCAGGTTCATCCGGTTACTGCTCTGTCTGATCGGCGTCGCCGTCCTCGGCGGTGGCGCCTTCTATCTCGTCACCGCCCCCGATCCGCTGCCGGAGAGCCATTGGGCCAACCTCGGCGCGCCTGATACGGCAAATGGCGAGATGGTTTTCTGGGCGGGCGGCTGCGTCAGTTGCCATGTCGCGCCGGGTTCCGAAGGTGACGCCAAGCTGACGCTGTCGGGCGGCCTTGCGCTGAAGAGCCCCTTCGGCACCTTCTACGTGCCGAACATCTCACCGGATGAGAAGGCGGGCATCGGCGCCTGGACGCTCGCCGAGTTCGGCAATGCGATGAAGCGCGGCGTCGGCCCCGGTGGGCAGCATCTCTATCCGTCCTTTCCCTACGCCTCCTATTCCCGCATGAGCGACAAGGACGTCAACGATCTCTTCGCTTTCCTGAAAACCTTGCCGAAGAGCACAAACGTCGCGCCGCCGCACGAACTGCCGTTCCCCTTTAACATCCGGCTCGCGCTCGGCGGCTGGAAGTTCCTCTATTTCAACGATCAGCCGCGCGTGGCGTTGGCAAAGAGCGACGACAAGGTGAAGCGCGGGCAATATCTCGTCGAAGGCCCCGGCCATTGCGGCGAATGTCATACGCCGCGCGATGCGCTCGGCGGCTTCCAGGCAGATCAGTGGCTTGCCGGCGCCCCCAATCCGGAAGGCAAGGGCCGCATACCCGACATTACCCCGGCCTCCAAGAGCATCGGCGGCTGGAGCGAGGGCGATATCGCGAGCTACCTCGAAACCGGTTTCACGCCCGATTTCGATTCTGTCGGCGGCTCGATGGTCGATGTGCAGAAGAATATCGCCCGTCTGCCGGCCTCCGACCGTGAGGCGATCGCCGCCTATCTGAAGGCCGTGCCGGGCCGCTAA
- a CDS encoding GNAT family N-acetyltransferase, whose translation MTEIEDSEISLMRPSVVTIRAAKPRDLPELNEMIALLAAHHGDPAVTTPEQLERDLFGPLPWITALVAETSEGLIGYAILVPLYRAQEGKRGMDLHHLFVRDGHRGHGTGQLLVDRARETARNAGCGYLSVSAATGNVLAHRFYEQLDFTPRPVTGMRYMQSIA comes from the coding sequence ATGACCGAAATCGAAGACAGCGAAATTTCATTGATGCGCCCGTCGGTGGTGACGATCCGCGCCGCCAAGCCGCGTGATCTGCCCGAGCTCAACGAGATGATCGCCCTGCTTGCCGCCCATCATGGCGATCCTGCGGTCACGACGCCGGAGCAATTGGAGCGCGATCTGTTCGGCCCGCTGCCCTGGATCACCGCGCTCGTCGCCGAAACCAGCGAAGGGTTGATCGGCTACGCCATTCTCGTGCCGCTCTACAGGGCGCAGGAAGGCAAGCGCGGCATGGACCTGCACCATCTCTTCGTGCGCGACGGCCATCGGGGTCACGGCACCGGTCAGCTGCTCGTCGACCGGGCGCGCGAAACCGCCCGCAACGCCGGCTGCGGCTACCTCTCCGTCAGCGCCGCGACCGGAAACGTGCTGGCCCACCGCTTCTACGAACAGCTGGATTTCACCCCGCGCCCGGTCACCGGGATGCGCTACATGCAGTCGATCGCTTGA
- the bla gene encoding class A beta-lactamase — MHLSLTRRLLIGSALCLPALTLPAHAQEKAQQNDEEGDDDIQRRLAALEKRTGGRLGVSVLDTQTSISFSYRGSEAFPMCSTFKALAAGFVLARVDKGQESLDRRVTYGKEKLVDYSPLSEKHAGTDGMTIAELCEAAVTVSDNTAGNLLLESFGGPPALTDWLRSIGDGTTRLDRTEPTLNEGRKDDPRDTTTPEAMLDTLGNLTLGSILAETSCDRLIAWLVASTTGKERLRAGLPEDWKVGDKTGTGPNGSLGDIAVIWPPDRSPIVAAVYIAEATASAKELNPVFAEVGRMIVEMV; from the coding sequence ATGCATCTCAGTTTGACCCGCCGCCTGCTCATAGGTTCGGCACTTTGCCTGCCCGCACTGACACTTCCCGCCCATGCCCAGGAAAAGGCGCAGCAGAATGACGAAGAGGGAGACGACGACATTCAGCGCCGTCTTGCCGCGCTCGAAAAACGCACCGGCGGCCGCCTCGGCGTCTCGGTGCTCGACACCCAGACGAGCATCTCCTTCTCCTATCGCGGCAGCGAAGCTTTTCCGATGTGCAGCACCTTCAAGGCGCTGGCCGCGGGCTTCGTGCTTGCCCGTGTCGACAAGGGGCAGGAGAGCCTCGACCGCCGGGTGACATACGGCAAGGAAAAGCTCGTCGACTATTCGCCGCTCAGCGAAAAACACGCGGGCACTGATGGTATGACGATCGCCGAGCTTTGTGAGGCAGCGGTGACGGTCAGCGACAATACCGCCGGCAATCTGCTGCTTGAAAGCTTCGGTGGGCCTCCCGCACTGACCGACTGGCTGCGCTCGATCGGTGACGGAACCACACGCCTCGACCGCACAGAACCGACGCTGAACGAGGGCAGGAAGGATGATCCGCGCGATACGACGACACCGGAGGCGATGCTCGATACGCTCGGCAATCTGACGCTCGGCTCGATCCTGGCCGAAACCTCCTGTGACCGGCTGATCGCCTGGCTCGTCGCCAGTACGACCGGCAAGGAACGGCTGAGGGCCGGCCTGCCCGAGGATTGGAAGGTCGGCGATAAGACCGGTACCGGCCCGAACGGCTCTCTTGGCGATATTGCAGTAATCTGGCCCCCGGATCGCAGCCCCATCGTCGCAGCCGTCTATATCGCCGAGGCGACGGCGTCAGCGAAGGAGCTCAATCCGGTCTTCGCTGAAGTCGGCCGCATGATCGTGGAAATGGTTTGA
- a CDS encoding glucose/quinate/shikimate family membrane-bound PQQ-dependent dehydrogenase has product MAIVITSIFFIIIGLTLGGGGLWLVTLGGSVFYLFAGLMFLITAGLLLMRKAVALWVYAVLVVAALAWAIWEVGFDWWQLGPRGGMIILLGLWLLTPWIRHPLGLRSPTGITYGANPWPLAVPVILAILVALYSMTTDPHDLAGELPADAVAATPAFGGSVPDGEWHQYGRTPFGQRYSPLDQINVQNVATLKEAWRYQTGDVKRPEDISETTYQVTPLKVKDTLYLCTPHNWAIALDAKTGKEKWKYDANSGMNPDRQHQTCRGVTYYADPAIAAGRPCAERVYLPTSDARLIALDATDGKICTSFADQGVLHLEAGMRYNPAGYYYSTSPPVAVAGKIIIGGAVNDNYSTQEQSGVIRAFDINTGALVWNWDSGNPDVTTPIADGQTYTTNSPNSWSVFTVDEGLGMVYIPLGNQVPDQLGINRSDNVEKFSSSIVALDIATGQLRWVRQTVHHDLWDMDVPAQPSLIDLTKQDGAVVPALVGPTKQGDLYVLDRRTGEPIIPVKEIPAPGGAVTGDHTSPTQPISDLTFSPEPLREKDMWGVSLFDQLACRIDFHRYYYEGRYTPPSLKGTIVYPGNFGTFNWGSVAVDPERQIMFGMPTYLSFTSRLVPAADIPPRGQDEKGSEQGLNRNDGAPYGVFMGPFLGLLKIPCQAPPWGYVAGVDLRTGKIAYMHKNGTVRDMTPLPLPFKVGVPGIGGPMLTKGGVAFLGAAVDNYLRAYDVTNGRQLWEARLPAGGQATPMTYTTDDNKQYVVMVAGGHGSVGTKPGDYVIAYTLP; this is encoded by the coding sequence ATGGCGATCGTCATCACCTCCATCTTTTTCATCATCATCGGGCTGACCCTCGGGGGCGGTGGGCTCTGGCTTGTGACACTCGGCGGCAGCGTCTTCTATCTGTTCGCCGGGCTGATGTTCCTCATCACCGCCGGACTGCTCCTGATGCGCAAGGCGGTCGCGCTGTGGGTCTATGCGGTGCTTGTCGTCGCAGCCCTCGCCTGGGCGATCTGGGAGGTGGGTTTCGACTGGTGGCAGCTCGGTCCACGAGGCGGCATGATCATCCTGCTCGGGCTCTGGCTGCTGACGCCATGGATCCGCCATCCGCTCGGTCTGCGCAGCCCCACGGGCATCACCTATGGCGCCAATCCCTGGCCGCTTGCCGTGCCCGTCATCCTCGCCATCCTCGTCGCCCTCTATTCGATGACGACAGACCCGCACGATCTTGCCGGCGAGCTGCCGGCCGATGCGGTTGCGGCCACCCCCGCCTTCGGCGGCAGCGTGCCGGATGGCGAATGGCATCAATATGGCCGCACGCCCTTCGGGCAGCGTTATTCGCCCCTCGACCAGATCAACGTCCAGAATGTCGCCACCCTCAAGGAAGCCTGGCGGTACCAGACCGGCGACGTCAAGCGGCCGGAGGATATCAGCGAGACGACCTATCAGGTGACGCCGCTTAAGGTGAAGGACACGCTCTATCTCTGCACGCCGCATAACTGGGCAATCGCGCTCGACGCCAAGACCGGCAAAGAGAAATGGAAATATGACGCGAATTCCGGCATGAACCCCGACCGGCAGCATCAAACCTGCCGCGGCGTCACCTATTATGCCGATCCTGCAATCGCGGCCGGTCGGCCCTGTGCCGAACGTGTCTACCTGCCGACCTCCGACGCCCGGCTGATCGCGCTCGATGCGACCGATGGGAAAATCTGCACCAGCTTTGCCGATCAGGGCGTGCTGCATCTTGAAGCCGGCATGCGCTACAATCCGGCCGGCTATTATTATTCCACCTCGCCGCCGGTCGCGGTGGCAGGCAAGATCATCATCGGCGGGGCCGTGAACGACAATTATTCGACACAGGAGCAGTCCGGCGTCATCCGCGCTTTCGACATCAATACCGGTGCACTGGTCTGGAACTGGGATTCCGGCAATCCCGACGTGACGACGCCGATCGCCGACGGACAGACCTATACCACCAACTCGCCGAACAGTTGGTCGGTCTTCACAGTCGACGAAGGCCTCGGCATGGTCTACATCCCGCTCGGCAACCAGGTGCCCGACCAACTCGGCATCAACCGCAGCGACAATGTCGAGAAGTTCTCCTCGTCGATCGTGGCGCTTGACATCGCCACCGGCCAGCTGCGCTGGGTACGCCAGACGGTGCATCACGATCTCTGGGATATGGACGTTCCGGCTCAGCCGTCGCTCATCGACCTGACGAAGCAGGACGGCGCCGTGGTTCCCGCCCTCGTCGGGCCGACCAAGCAAGGCGATCTCTATGTGCTCGACCGGCGCACCGGCGAGCCGATCATTCCGGTCAAGGAAATCCCCGCACCCGGCGGCGCTGTTACCGGCGATCATACCTCTCCGACGCAGCCAATCTCGGATCTGACCTTCTCGCCCGAGCCGCTCAGAGAAAAGGACATGTGGGGCGTGTCGCTGTTCGACCAACTCGCCTGCCGCATCGACTTCCACCGTTACTATTACGAGGGCCGCTACACGCCCCCTTCGCTCAAGGGGACGATCGTCTATCCCGGCAATTTCGGCACCTTCAACTGGGGCTCGGTCGCGGTTGATCCGGAGCGGCAGATCATGTTCGGCATGCCGACCTACCTCTCCTTCACCTCACGCCTGGTGCCGGCCGCCGATATTCCACCGCGAGGCCAGGACGAGAAGGGCAGCGAACAGGGGCTCAACCGCAATGACGGCGCACCCTACGGTGTCTTCATGGGACCCTTCCTCGGGCTGCTCAAGATCCCCTGCCAGGCGCCGCCCTGGGGCTATGTCGCGGGCGTCGATCTGCGCACCGGCAAGATCGCCTATATGCACAAGAACGGCACGGTGCGCGACATGACGCCATTGCCCCTGCCCTTCAAGGTGGGGGTGCCCGGCATCGGCGGGCCGATGCTGACCAAAGGCGGCGTCGCCTTCCTCGGTGCGGCAGTCGACAACTACCTGCGCGCCTATGACGTGACGAATGGCCGACAGCTTTGGGAGGCGCGGCTTCCCGCCGGCGGCCAGGCGACGCCGATGACCTATACGACCGATGACAATAAGCAGTATGTCGTCATGGTCGCCGGCGGCCACGGCTCGGTCGGCACGAAGCCCGGCGATTACGTGATCGCCTATACACTGCCTTGA